TCCATTTGCTCCCGAACTATTTTTATGTGGAATGATTTTTCAAAAGAatgttgatttttcttttttcttttggaatgGAAAGGAATAATATGGAATGAGATGGAAtattcattccttttttttattgcaACTAGTGAATATTTTTTGGAATGAGAAAGAACTAAACATTTAGGAAGTTTCTATTCCAAAAAAATGCATTCCAGTTGCAccctatacatatatatatatatatatatattttggtaatCTAAAAAGGTGTTTTCACCTATTTGCCGAAAACCTAAGCATTGTAAATAGTTTCTCACAGCACGAATCGAACCGAGTGGTGGAAGTTACACCCGCAACCTCTTTACCACTAGGCCAACTCGACATTGGTTATATTTGTTGCACCCTATATTTGTTAACGAAATAGTATAAAACACCCGTATACTAATAGAGGAGGAAGAATGTTGTAACAGATTATATTATGTCCATAAATAGAATAATATACTGTTACACACTATTTACCAAATATTATAGTCATGTTTTGCTGGTTAAGAGCATGTTTATACGGGGTCCTTAGTGAGGTTCTTAATTCGTGGGCTCccacaaaacttttaaaaatcggttacaaaaactattaattaagaaccgattttagtgagtttcttacactgttcgcgggccccactgacttgtggcggtccgcgattggtttgctttttaatttttttttttagacaaaaaaaacctTAGAAACCCATCgggataaacatgctctaaggtATGTCTACTACATTCTCCTCATCTCTCACGTGGGAAGCTTTAAGACCAAGGGAACAGCAAAATCAGTGGGCTGACACTCAAAGGATTGGTTCCAAAATATTCATTCACAATGTGGGTCAAAATGATGATCGTCTACGACCAGAGTGCGCCTTGCCTTCTTGGGGCATCCAAGTTTCACCTTTTTGTTGCTTCTCCTCCACAGTGCTGAGACTAGGGACCATTTTCTGCTCACCTGTGATTACAGCCAGGAAGTTGGAGCCTGTTACTCTCTCGCTTTAACCCTCTAACCTGATTTTTCCACAGCTGGTGTTAAGCTAGATGAGCTTTCAAcataaaaccaattggtgataagtggatTGACCCATCTATTAGTTAGGATCCTTTCCAACTACCGTTGTGAGACACTTTGTGTCTAATACGCCCCCTCAAAATGATGGCTTTTTGAGagtcaatctcggaatgtttggGAAAGGATCAGGTTGGACTCGTGGAccgggctctgataccattttAAGTTAGATgagcttccaacctaaaaccaattggtgataagtggattgacccatctatcttatatattagttAGTATCCTTTCCAACTATCGATGTGGGACACTTTGTGTCTAATAACTGGAACGAGCTGCTCCCTTGGATAAAATTCTTCAACGGTCTGTCCCTCGATCCTAAGGAAACTAGAAGATGATGCAGCGGTCTACCACATATGAAATCGCTCGCCTCATCTACCGAGAAATGCTGGACACGATCATTTCCAAGAGACATACGAAGCATTTAGGCTCTCTTATGTCTCTTTGGATCACTTAATCATCTGTGTTTATTAATTACCTCTCTTTACTCTAgcttgtttttaacttttttaccATTCTAGAGTAGACATTAGATTACACATGCTGTAACTCTAACAATCATTAATATGATATTAACATTCTTAGCAAAGAAAACTGGTTAAACATTGTGTAGAGTAGGAGTGAGTTTTGATACGTTCTTGGCAAGAATAAAACCTTGCAAGTGAATTTTGATACGTTTTTTGGTAAGAATTAGAAAACGTTACACGTCTAAGGACTTCACTTTGATCAAGAATATGTGAGTTGTCTctgtaaaataattatcatATAATAGTAAAATAGCATTCTTTATTGAAAATTCGTTTAAATTCTAAAGATATATTTGAAAGCAAGCACTTGTGATACTTTTCTCTAATAATCTTTTTAAATACCCATCATTGATTCAATCGACATTCCGTAGGAGGAACAGGATACCTAGGATGATCAGAACAATAATCGTACGTCATATACTTCGCTCTCACATTCTTGAATGCCGTAGTTTCATTTGCACTTAACCTACTATATTGGATCGTATTCCACCAGTAGGTTGTTGAACCACATACTTTCGCGTTGATGTTCAGACCATCCGCGTGACAACCAGAATCAGAAAACCTTTCAAAATTGGCTTTAAAAGGAGCACATGACCAATTAATTTTGGCCTTACCACCGTCTGTTGCCCATCCCTCGCCGTTCCACAGACTAACCACCAATGTCATCGGCTTTGATGGATAGCCTACGCCATatcttttgttatttttgaatattcGTATTGGAACATTGTCCACGTAAAACCTACCATATCGggagaaacaaaaatatatattatgaaatcaTCATGGTGCTCGTATTGCTAAatgtttaaaacaaaataaaacaatttttccaCTGTGTAGGATAACTGTTAAAACTTTAGCAATACTGTAGAACTGTTAAAACAAAGTCTAATATTAGctaattaattttcaatttttttcggTTCATGTTCTTGTTAGTAAGCTTTAGAAGAAAAGATGTCGTACTCTTTCGTGATTCAGTATATTGAAATTTAGTCGTATATGTATTCTTGTTTCTTCTATTTAGAATGGTTGGACACACATTCGATGATTGTgtgataaaattaaacaaatataaatagaaCACATGGAAAGAGAAAAAACATACGCAATTTGATACGGATTCCAGAGAATCCCATAAGTGTGAAAATCTGTGGATGGATCGAACCAAAGAACAAACTTTTGTTCTCTATTTCCTTGACCATTGATAAAAACATTTGTTTGAATTTGTATCGGTTTTCCTTCTCTATCCCCAAGGAACTCGAAGTCTAGCTCGTCCTGGGTATCTCCCTTCGAAGTCAACTGAAACCAAATTAAAATACACAAAAGGTATAAAGAAAGATATTCACTAAGTTGAAAGTTCAAATTAATGTAATGAAGAAGCTAAAACGTGAACGTACATAAAAAGCTGTCACAACTCCAGCAGTATCTTTTGGAGGCAACTTGATTCTCATTTGAAAGAATCCTGATCCGAACTTGTGTTTAGACTCAAAAGCAGCACCTGTTTGTAATAtaaatttagatattaaatcatattttatatcacAATTACAATACTATATAGAATATCGACTGAAATCAATACATACGCACCACACATCCTTTTATCTTTTTACGACGACGTTATTGAAAAAGGAAACAGTAAAATTAATGAACCTGAAGTTTTGTCCATGGAGAGCTGGACTTCTCTCCCTTGGTCGAGTTTCAAGACATTTCCCCACGTAACAACATAGTTGTCATCGAACGGTCGACCTCCAGCAGGAACCCCCGCATCAACGGTACCGATCAAGAACAGTactaaaacaaaatctaaaactgaaaacatatattctctcttattcatttttaaaattttatgttttgagtGTGTTTCTTACCGAGCATACATCTCCCCCTTTTATATATTCGGGGTTATATTGCAAGGGGTGGTTAATTATAAGCTTAAattggtaaaaaaatattattttggttaacaaatctttattttggtaaattaatattttggtgAACTGTATTTTTGATACTGTTACATTGTATAACTATCTGGCAAGACTGAATCGAATATTTGTTGATAAGTAGAAAATTCGAATATATAATGGGCCTTCATGAGCtgagacaaaaaaacaaatatgggCCTGCCTTCAAGGCCTGTGTCTAATCCACACGTGTTGATCGCCTggtcttccttcttcttcacacggTGATTGAAGAACACCTATATCGTCAAATCTCCCAACGACACAACCGTTCGAATCAAAAATCGAAACTTAGTTCGTTTCTGCTGCTTGAATCTGAGAAACCCCAATCACTGGGCTTTAAATTCATCTCCATCATTGTTTTTCGTAGGTAACGCTTCTCTGTTAACGTGTCtgattcactttttttttgtttcttctgtaATTCCCTTTTAAATTGATCTGATTATTTTCACCAATGGAGATGTAATTGTTGTCTGATTATGATCTTCTGTCTTaaattgaattatttatttaagttcTTCGGACACAGCTTTAGTGAATCTACTGGTTTTGTCTTTCAGCAATGCAGGCATGAAAGAAAAGAACTCCGCCACCACCGCCTCTACACTTGGAAGGATTCTAGCTACTTGTTCTAAGCAGGTTTGTTCCACAGCTCCATTAACCTTTGTCTTGTGGAATGTGTTCCTTgttattgaattttaaaaagtgCACTTTGTTGTCACAAGGCCAAAGACTACGGGAGCTGCGTTGCGTCTATAGTCCACGAGATTGAAAAAGACTTGTGCTTAAAACAGTTTCTTGCGCTGAAGAGCTGTATGCAACATACGGTATAATATATTGCAATTTCATTTCAAAAGACTTGTCTTGATCATTAATTTGAAGACTAATCTGTTctagtattgtttttttttccttacagATCCGAGGAAAGGGTTGAATCTCTATATACTTCTTCTCTTTAGGGGCATTGATCAGCACTGATTAATCATGTACGccaattctttttattttattttcatcttGTGTAACGTTTATAAGTGATAAGTGACTCGGTCCAATCATAAAATGGATATTTTGGACTATAGTCTGGCTCCTTTTGAGTAATTTAGACAACTAAAAGGTTAAGATTATGTCTCCCAGGCCTTCAAGTTCACAGACAAGTGTCGGCTCTGGCGCCTTGTCACATGCGTATATACAGCATCCATCTCTACGTTGCAATGTTCCTGAATCCAGGGGGTTGTTCTACGATGATGCCAACAGATTGCTAATTTGTGTCACATCTAGTCAGGTCTTTTCATGGGAAACAGCTACCTTTAATCCTGATGTATCTCCTTCAGTTGATTCTATACCCGAAGGGCCTATCCTATCTGTCAGATTCTCTCTTGATAAAAAAGTGATAGCTGTGCAAAGATCTGACTGTGAGATCCAGTTTTTTCATCGAGAGACCAAGCAGACACTTACTCACAAGTGCAGGGCAGGATCAGAGAGCCTTCTCGGATTCTTCTGGAGTGACTCTCCATTATGTGATCTTGCAGTTGTTAAAACCAGGTGTGGGCTTGATTCAACTACATAGAACGATGTCGAATTTTTGAGATTGTTGGCAACGAATTTTAAAGACTAATTGGATGAAACTGAGAACTTTATATAGTAACTTGATTGTGTTAAtagttatatatactttaactaAAGAAAGTAGCATTTTCAGAATCATTTGTCTCTCTAAtgaaagttcttttttttttgctctcttTCCTGTCTCAGTGGCATGGACTTGTTTGCTTGTGATTCTGCGATGAATCTACGTTTGGTGGAAACCAAGAAAGTGAATGTGAATTGGTACATCTACACACATGAATCTcgacttgttcttcttgcaTCTGGGTTGCAGTGCAAGACAATTACTGGGTTTCAGGTATTACACAAAATTTATCATCaactaaactaaattaaattcataGATATTGTCCAACACATGTGTACAAAACCCCATTAAAGAGTTATGATATTTTCTATGTGAAATTTAAAGACACTGATCCTTATGATGTATATGCTAGAGTTGTCAGTGAGATTTTATGATTGAGTTAACATTTATTTAACTTATTGAATATTATAGATATGTGCCTGATAGTTATTTTGATCTACTCTACAGCTTTCCACCGCAGGAGTTGTTCGTTTGCCGAAATTTGAGATGACCTTGGCTTCAACTGAATCCAACAGCAAACCTATTATCTCCGCTGGAGATGTCCACTTAGTCACTGTGTACGATTCTTCTATTTGTTTctcttgtttttattcttcTCCTAAACTTGCTCGTCATTCTCATTCATTACACGATGTTGTTGGAGATTAATCTTTACCATTCTCTTTCAGCTATGGCCGAATATATTGCGTACAAGTGGACATGGAAGCCATGCTTCTCCACACATACAGGTTCTACCGAGATGCAGTCGTTCAACAAGTAAGTTTGCTTTTCCTCAGTTACCAGTTTCTTGTTACTTTACTGATTTTTATTCTATTGGCTCTTGTTTACAGGGTTCTTTGCCAATCTACTCAAGCAAGTTGTCGGTGAGTGTCGTCGACAACTTATTGCTTGTCCACCAAATCGATGCAAAGGTTGTTATCATCTATGACTTATTCGTGGATTCTCGAGCTCCCGTCTCTGCTCCTCTTCCTTTGCTGTGGAGGGGTTACCAAGGCTCCGACACATCTCCTCAAGCTGCTAGCAAAGAAAACGAGAGCCCCGAATCATCTACAAGCAGTGAAAACATAGTCATGTATGAAGATGCTTGGACCTTTCTTGTTCCAGACCTTATCCTGGATCAGACTAACAAGGTTCTCTGGAGGGTGCATTTGGATCTTGAGGCAAGTTGGCTTGTGTTAATGTATCTACATAACaattaatttttagataatttcGAAATTGTTCAGTATTTAATATGATGTGTTGTTGCAGGCAATTTCCGCTAGCAGCTCAGACAGGACGTCTCTTCTAGAGTTCCTACAGCGAAGGAAGCTGGAAGCTAATAAGGTCCCACACTTTCCTTTGCTATGTGTTTTACAAAAGAGTTTAAACTAAAGCATGATGATGCGGTTGTTAGATAAAATTAATGAGTGCGTTTATATCAGGCCAAGCAACTGTGCTTGGGGATAGCAAGGGCTCTTATTCTAGAACGCAGACCAGCAACTCAGGTTACACAGGCGATAGATGTACTGGTCACAGCATATTCATACTCGGTTAAAGCTGGTATATACAAGGAACTAAAGAACGGAAAGACCACTGCAACTATTCCAACAAACGATGGTGCATCTCCTGGTAAAACCCTATTGAATCTAAAAAGTTGATTTAGGGATGAATGCATTGCAATCTCTTTAACACATCTTGTCCTCGTTTTCAATTTTTGATTTCTGAAGATAACGAAAGAGGTAGAGCATCTGGAAGCAgtcttgatgaagaagaagaagaagttgaaatGAACCTACCATCAGGTCCTGCTGATGAGCAGCAGGAGTCTCAGCTCTCGTCACCAGCAATTTCACCTGATGAGCTCTACAAGTTTGTGTTTGCTTCTGTGGAGGAGATGATGGTTGAGGAATCTGACTACCTAGTTGCTATCATAACTGAGTTCCTTCGCAGGTAAGATTAACTATTCATTATGTTTGGAGTCATCAGCTCTGCGTTCTTACCTTTGATTCCTTTGTTGCAGTATTAGCGCAGAGAAACTCAAAGTGGATCTCAACATTTATGTGATGACCATCAGACTCTTAGCTCGCAGTAAACGATTTGCAGAACTGTCACTCTTCACCGCAAATAAGGTTTGTATTAGTTAACCTTCTTACTAAGAACACAAAACCTTCGTCCATGGTTTCTTGTTCACAAAGTTTAGGTTACATGATCTCACTGCAGATAATCGAACCATCAAAGGAAGTCGCGCTTCAGCTTCTGGAGAGCGGTGGCCAAGATCCACGGGTAAGGAAGCTTGGGCTTGATATGCTGAGACAGCTCTCGTTGCACCATGAGTACATCTCCTCACTTGTGCAAGATGGATACTATCTTGAAGCTCTGCGTTATGCTCAGAAGCGTAAGGTACAACACTTTCGTAACTACATGCGGTGGCTAGTTCTGTttgatttggttcggtttagtaCACACTTTCCCATTCGTTTTTCTGGATTAAAATATCAGTTTCacattataaatgaataaatctgattgtatgaaattttaattgatttctgGTTGCTTACATTAAATTCTGTTTCGGTTTAAGTTTATTTGGTCTGGTGCACATTGCAGGTGACGAGTGTGCGATCGTCACTGTTTCTGGAAGCAGCATTCGCGTCGAATGATATGCAGCATTTGGCTGCAATATTGAGGGTCTTGTCGGAACTGATTCCTGGATTCAAAGAAACTTCAGAGTATTACACATTCCATGGTCTTCTTAATGAGACCAGTTCGTCAGTTGCTGTCTGAGATAATAAAACCTCTTTGCCATGTTTTATGTTCAATAAACCTAAAATAATACTTGGTTGTTGTCTGGATCTTTTATAAGGAAACGATTTTATggttcattaaaaataaaataacgatTAGTTTTCTTTTGAGCTATTAGAATCCTCAAAAGCCAATCTTCTTGTTTGGTTCCGGAAAGATTCTCTGTTTCTAAGGTTTCTGTAATTGCATgattaacaaaattaaacagaattaaaatataatagatgtgatataattttgaaatttattaattgggGTTTTTACTCtgcaagaaaattttaaaagtttggtTTTGATACTCTAAATAAACATTGCAAGTTGATAAAACCATAACTCGATTATGCTATGATTAAACTATAACAATTTGTGTAAACAGTGTGTTTTTGGAATTCAGTTTAGTTTTTGAGGTTTTCATttgcaaatatttaaataagatTTGGCATTGAGTAAAACATTACTAAAAACGGGAAATGAAGGCTTAAATTTATAGACTAATAAATAAGTTACCCAAGGCTCGGTAACGTTTTGTGTATAGCAATTTAAATActtttgagattttaaaaataagtgcACATTTCTATCAATTTTATATACATCATAAGACTAAAGAGGTTCTAAGATTTGTATATGAATATAGATGACTTCAGACGATgataaaaatattcttacagTTGTTGTCAAATAGTTTTGAATTCACAACTAATCCACAAAATCATCTTCGATGACTGATCATATGAACTTCAGTCATATTCAATTTGGGTAAAAAAATATAGGTTTTGAAAAGAATACCAAACTTTCCAAATAGCCAAGGCAAACACaataaaatcacttatggtttttgaaagtaaataaaattCGAAAATCAGTCAAGGGTATATGTAAACCCTTTGTTATTTCTTGGATAACAAACAGTAGAACACACGAAAGAGAGAAAACAACATAGGTAATGCTGATTCTGTAGTAGCTACTAGTAAGAATCAGATTCATGTAGAGACTTGAGAACACATTCTCCCGCAGCTAAGCATAACCCACACCAGTACTTGAAGTTTTGTATTCGAACATGAGACACATTATTTCGTCGTCTTCAGGGTCCTCAAATAAGTTTATGTCAACATTGTAGTTCAACTACAAAGGTAAAACACACAGAATAACAATAAGAATCATCAAAGAGACCAACAAAGTGGTGgtttcaggaaaaagaaaataactaaACAGAAAATAGTGTTAATGAATAATTAGATAGTTACCAACATATGACATATCATCCTAGGGAAGAAACATAGTCCCAAGGCGCATAACTAATCATTAATCAAGAGTTGGATCATGCTTTTAATTAGATAAGGAGTTTTCGTAAGTTACGTTCAGCATCAGATAGATTGCGCATTGCTGGGACTTAGGACTCAAACTCTCATCTCATAAGACATTTTGATACTGTGCTGACTCGTTCTTGTGTAATGACACTGTTTTAGTATCCTGgtaaagttaatttttttctatgaaAAATGTAAGCTGGGAATGAAGATCTCAGGACATTCCTAAATCTGATCAAATTAGGGAACTCCAAAAGTCTACCAACTGTTGATGATGAATCATAGAAAAAATCACAGAAGTATACATCATTAGAACCTTATTGAGGTAAAAGACCCTTACACCCATACTCTATAGATATATGaattataaacaaatatttaaataaataatagagttttttttttttaaagaactttaaaaacaaaagtaaacatCATAAGAATTGTTAAATTGACTTAAAAGTTTGCTGCTACAAAAAACCcttattcatttaaataatCATAAAAGACAGATTAAAAAACTACTAAAAGTGaaaagaagattaaaaaaaatttcaaaaaaaaaaatgtgatataaaataaaaggaatgtgtacttatttttgatataaaaaaggAATGTGTACAAATCATAGATTTTGTTAAGGTATTGATTCTATGTGTATAAACAGATGTCAATAGtataaaaaaaacagatgtCAAATGTCTTTTTAGAAACTCATGCATTGTATAGTTATCATactatctttaaaaaaaagagttaagagTTCCTTGTAAATAATTCAAGTGAAAAACTTTCAAGATTTTATGTTCTTGAGAAGTTTTGTGAGAGGTCAGATTTTCTAGAAGATACTTGTAAATTTTCTGATTTGGTAGGCTTGTAAGTTaccatttaaaaaattgtatgtGCATCAGCTGTCTTTAGCTCCTGCTTTTTTTTACCAACATCGTAGTTATAACTATTTATTGAACGTTCAGTAGGAAACTATCTAAataaattaccaaaataaaatGTAAGAAAACTTACTGCTCCTAGAGAAGGAACTGGTGGGTGGAAAGGAAGCACAAAAGCGCCGGGTGAAACAGGAAATGTGATCAATTCACTGAGGTCGTATCGGAGGTTCATTATGGCAACGAGGCCATGTTTAACTTTCAAAATCACGATCCTCCAGTGATTACTTTATCTGTTCACACAAAATATGTCATCAAGAAAAATACTGGAAACTAAAACAAGAGTGACAAtacagaaattaaaaaaatgatgaaagtcctctttcaaaacaaaaacaaaaaagtgatGAAAGGAATTGATCAGGTACTTGTAGAACCGGTTATGTTAAAGCCTGCTTCGTTCGTCTCCACAGCAGTGACTTTGACTGGATAACTTTCACGACGACCTACAACAGTTAGTGATTAATGCAGTGAagattacaaatttttttttttttggcacaaATGAagattacaaaatttaaaaccaaaaagtaCGCACACTATATAGAGTCAAGATAGATAAAGATGAGTGATTGTGATAGACCAGATAGGCTTCGAATTCCAAAACAAACCAATTATTCTTATTGTTCGATAACCAAATTTTTATGGTAACTTATTTTCCGTGGACCAAGTCAAAATGTGATTGTTGAAAAGTTGTTTAACTCCTACAGATAACGTAACAAGACATAGAACAATGTTATAACGTTAGAAGACATAGAACAATGTTTATAGGAGCAAACCGCAGTCTCGGAAAGGGATGGCCAGCAAAGTAGGTAAGAAGACGAGTGATAGGATCAGAAGAAACATAGGATGAACGTGAGAGATCGCCATTGATAAACACTCAAAGATCTACAAACACGTACGTATGTATGCAGTACTTATTGT
The window above is part of the Brassica napus cultivar Da-Ae chromosome C3, Da-Ae, whole genome shotgun sequence genome. Proteins encoded here:
- the LOC106400429 gene encoding xyloglucan endotransglucosylase/hydrolase protein 2-like, whose product is MNKREYMFSVLDFVLVLFLIGTVDAGVPAGGRPFDDNYVVTWGNVLKLDQGREVQLSMDKTSGAAFESKHKFGSGFFQMRIKLPPKDTAGVVTAFYLTSKGDTQDELDFEFLGDREGKPIQIQTNVFINGQGNREQKFVLWFDPSTDFHTYGILWNPYQIAFYVDNVPIRIFKNNKRYGVGYPSKPMTLVVSLWNGEGWATDGGKAKINWSCAPFKANFERFSDSGCHADGLNINAKVCGSTTYWWNTIQYSRLSANETTAFKNVRAKYMTYDYCSDHPRYPVPPTECRLNQ
- the LOC106401428 gene encoding regulator of MON1-CCZ1 complex codes for the protein MPSSSQTSVGSGALSHAYIQHPSLRCNVPESRGLFYDDANRLLICVTSSQVFSWETATFNPDVSPSVDSIPEGPILSVRFSLDKKVIAVQRSDCEIQFFHRETKQTLTHKCRAGSESLLGFFWSDSPLCDLAVVKTSGMDLFACDSAMNLRLVETKKVNVNWYIYTHESRLVLLASGLQCKTITGFQLSTAGVVRLPKFEMTLASTESNSKPIISAGDVHLVTVYGRIYCVQVDMEAMLLHTYRFYRDAVVQQGSLPIYSSKLSVSVVDNLLLVHQIDAKVVIIYDLFVDSRAPVSAPLPLLWRGYQGSDTSPQAASKENESPESSTSSENIVMYEDAWTFLVPDLILDQTNKVLWRVHLDLEAISASSSDRTSLLEFLQRRKLEANKAKQLCLGIARALILERRPATQVTQAIDVLVTAYSYSVKAGIYKELKNGKTTATIPTNDGASPDNERGRASGSSLDEEEEEVEMNLPSGPADEQQESQLSSPAISPDELYKFVFASVEEMMVEESDYLVAIITEFLRSISAEKLKVDLNIYVMTIRLLARSKRFAELSLFTANKIIEPSKEVALQLLESGGQDPRVRKLGLDMLRQLSLHHEYISSLVQDGYYLEALRYAQKRKVTSVRSSLFLEAAFASNDMQHLAAILRVLSELIPGFKETSEYYTFHGLLNETSSSVAV